The Chitinophaga sp. H8 genome contains a region encoding:
- a CDS encoding SusC/RagA family TonB-linked outer membrane protein: MKHLLSVGLLLLTLVGMAYGQKRTITGRVTSAENGAPLIGVSVMITGTTIGTATKADGSYSLAFEKANAVIRFSFIGMESQEIPATAATVYNVVLQPKDGSLGEVVVTALGVKREKKALGYAVQELKGGDLNKTKDLNIVNALSGKVAGIQVTNAGGAVGSSSRIIIRGNNSFGNNQPLFVVDGVPIMNDATTVSAGQGVDYGNSAADIDPNNIESVSVLKGANAAALYGSRAANGVILITTKKGLQKGRLGVDFSSSLTFDNVYIMPKYQNEYGQGLYGSEQIWKRDHPEMSYQDYAKKYAYNYVDGRGSGVNDMLDESWGPRMDAGLKLDQFMGKDQPWVSHPNNVKDFWQTGITSDNNVAVSSSGDKAAGRLSLSNLQVKGTIPNTDLSQNTVNFSGTLTPSDRLTAQVNVTYLQRKSGNLPSGQYTSSNPIFSIGGWTGRQVDMRLLKDHWQDNDALGQPYNWSQVADNPYLMIHNTNAMDRVRMFGNFNLAYKIADWLTAKAVVGTDNYSEERKNIIQSRSKQSSSGGRFEQTHIRTNETNADFLFLVDKRISTAFRIDGTLGANYRNNKYNSMWLQASQLTVPDLYTIGNVKGTVGSSMFRSEKETQSIYGSANISYNDYLFLGITGRNDWSSALPASNRSYFYPSFNLGFVFTDGFQMHSSVLTYGKVRGSWAQVGNDTGPYSTAATYAAGGTPWNGVALYNYARQIPPLGLKPEITSSFEVGTELRFFGDRIGLDLSYYNMKTNNQIMSVGISKPTGFSSILINAGEIQNTGVELMLTGAVLKNTKGLNWDITVNWAKNKNKVNRLYPGIESYDLGPANNVIVQAIPGEPFGQIKGGAYKRDANGSIVVDSKGVPMVVSGQTLGNVLPDWTGGINNSFTYRNFNLSFLLDMRWGGDLFSYTIWHNQANGTLPNTTANNVRETGLIVDGVKEDGTKNDIRITAEDYFRGNYIWDLHENAIVNASYIKLRELTLNYRIPVQKIKFLSSASIGFVGRNLALLYTHKSNIAHIDPETGMGTGNNGLGIEIYQLPPSRSLGLKLQLGF; the protein is encoded by the coding sequence ATGAAACATCTTTTATCTGTTGGATTACTACTGCTAACACTCGTTGGCATGGCTTATGGCCAGAAAAGAACAATAACGGGGAGGGTTACTTCAGCCGAAAATGGAGCGCCGCTTATCGGCGTATCTGTGATGATCACGGGTACCACCATAGGTACCGCTACCAAAGCAGATGGCTCTTATTCGCTTGCTTTTGAGAAGGCGAATGCGGTAATCCGGTTCTCTTTTATCGGCATGGAAAGCCAGGAGATACCGGCTACTGCGGCTACAGTGTACAATGTGGTACTACAGCCGAAAGATGGAAGTCTGGGTGAAGTGGTGGTTACTGCATTAGGTGTAAAAAGAGAAAAGAAAGCATTGGGGTATGCCGTACAGGAACTAAAGGGTGGGGACCTGAACAAAACGAAAGACCTGAACATCGTCAATGCACTTTCCGGTAAAGTTGCGGGTATACAGGTTACCAACGCAGGGGGGGCGGTAGGATCCTCTTCCAGGATTATTATCCGTGGCAATAACTCTTTTGGCAACAACCAACCCTTGTTTGTAGTAGACGGAGTGCCGATCATGAATGATGCTACCACCGTAAGCGCAGGACAGGGAGTGGATTATGGTAATAGCGCTGCCGATATTGATCCTAATAATATAGAATCCGTAAGTGTGCTGAAAGGTGCCAATGCGGCTGCATTGTATGGGTCCCGTGCCGCTAATGGCGTGATCCTGATCACCACCAAAAAAGGGCTGCAGAAAGGCAGGCTGGGGGTAGATTTTTCCTCCTCACTTACTTTTGATAATGTATATATCATGCCTAAATACCAGAATGAATACGGGCAGGGATTGTATGGCAGTGAGCAGATCTGGAAACGGGACCATCCGGAAATGAGCTACCAGGATTACGCGAAAAAATATGCTTACAACTATGTAGATGGCAGAGGATCAGGTGTAAACGATATGCTGGATGAAAGCTGGGGACCACGTATGGACGCTGGCTTGAAGCTGGACCAGTTTATGGGTAAAGATCAGCCCTGGGTATCGCATCCTAATAATGTGAAGGACTTCTGGCAAACAGGCATCACCTCAGATAATAATGTTGCAGTATCCTCCTCCGGTGATAAGGCAGCAGGCCGTTTATCATTGTCCAACCTGCAGGTGAAAGGCACTATTCCCAATACAGACCTTTCCCAGAATACCGTCAATTTCAGTGGTACGCTTACGCCATCCGACCGCCTTACAGCACAGGTGAATGTAACTTACCTCCAACGCAAAAGCGGTAATCTGCCTTCCGGACAATATACTTCTTCTAATCCTATTTTTTCCATTGGTGGCTGGACAGGCCGCCAGGTAGATATGCGCCTGCTGAAAGACCATTGGCAGGATAATGATGCACTGGGACAGCCATATAACTGGTCGCAGGTGGCAGATAATCCTTACCTGATGATCCACAATACCAATGCGATGGACAGGGTGCGGATGTTCGGTAATTTTAATCTTGCCTATAAGATTGCAGACTGGCTGACTGCGAAAGCAGTTGTAGGTACGGATAACTACTCAGAAGAACGCAAGAATATTATACAATCCAGGTCCAAACAAAGTTCCAGTGGAGGCCGGTTTGAACAAACACATATCCGTACCAATGAAACCAACGCTGACTTCCTTTTCCTGGTGGATAAACGCATCTCTACTGCCTTTCGTATAGACGGTACGTTGGGGGCCAACTACCGGAATAATAAATATAACTCCATGTGGTTGCAGGCATCCCAGCTTACGGTGCCTGATTTGTATACGATCGGTAATGTGAAAGGAACAGTAGGTTCTTCCATGTTCAGAAGCGAGAAAGAAACACAGAGTATCTACGGCTCTGCCAATATTTCTTACAATGATTACCTGTTCCTCGGTATCACCGGCCGAAATGATTGGAGCTCGGCATTGCCTGCCAGCAACCGCTCTTATTTTTATCCTTCCTTCAACCTGGGATTTGTATTCACAGATGGATTTCAGATGCATTCCAGCGTACTTACCTATGGTAAAGTAAGAGGTAGCTGGGCACAGGTAGGGAATGATACCGGCCCTTACAGCACTGCAGCTACGTATGCTGCCGGAGGTACTCCCTGGAATGGGGTGGCATTGTACAATTATGCCCGCCAGATACCACCACTGGGATTAAAACCGGAAATCACCTCCTCCTTTGAAGTGGGTACGGAACTGCGCTTCTTTGGCGACCGCATTGGGCTGGATCTTTCTTATTACAACATGAAAACAAATAACCAGATCATGTCTGTTGGGATATCCAAACCTACCGGATTCAGCTCTATCCTGATCAACGCAGGTGAAATACAAAATACCGGCGTTGAGCTGATGCTGACAGGCGCCGTCCTTAAAAATACCAAAGGGCTTAACTGGGATATTACCGTCAACTGGGCGAAGAACAAGAATAAAGTAAACCGCCTTTATCCCGGTATTGAATCTTATGACCTGGGACCAGCCAATAACGTGATCGTACAGGCGATTCCTGGTGAACCTTTTGGGCAGATCAAAGGTGGCGCTTATAAAAGGGATGCTAATGGTAGTATCGTTGTAGATAGTAAAGGGGTACCTATGGTGGTATCCGGACAAACACTCGGCAATGTATTGCCTGACTGGACCGGAGGTATCAATAACTCCTTTACTTACCGGAATTTTAACCTCAGCTTCCTGCTGGATATGCGCTGGGGTGGCGACCTGTTTTCCTATACTATCTGGCACAATCAGGCCAATGGTACCTTGCCCAATACTACTGCCAACAATGTAAGGGAAACAGGATTGATCGTAGATGGGGTGAAAGAGGATGGTACCAAAAATGATATCCGTATTACAGCAGAAGATTATTTCCGGGGCAACTACATCTGGGACCTGCATGAAAATGCAATCGTGAACGCCAGTTATATCAAGCTGCGGGAACTAACCTTAAACTATCGTATCCCGGTGCAGAAAATCAAGTTCCTCAGCTCTGCCAGCATAGGCTTTGTAGGCCGCAACCTGGCACTGCTTTATACACACAAATCCAATATCGCGCATATCGATCCGGAAACAGGTATGGGAACCGGCAATAACGGATTGGGAATAGAGATCTATCAATTACCTCCATCCAGAAGCTTAGGCTTGAAATTGCAATTAGGGTTCTAG
- a CDS encoding AraC family transcriptional regulator — MKPILRRVTINPQCSFSVRRDAGAALVNNWHYHPEIELLLISQSGGTQIIGDKTATLYTPHHLVLIGPYLPHTFIHDEKYITPEVAHKTTATVAHFFEDSFGKGFMELPEMTAIKELLSISKYGLQIVGKTLKKVVPMMQKLPEASFTERMLLLMQILHHIADEQEYEVITSKGFAGTYSTNDDERINKIYQYTFNNFHRVIKIEEVAAEANLAKESFCRYFKQKIRKTYLQFLMEIRIGHACRLLIEKDWSVAEIAYACGYNNISNFHHQFKKIAGKSPLLYQEEHLKKISQHAS, encoded by the coding sequence GTGAAACCCATCTTGAGAAGAGTAACGATCAACCCCCAATGCTCTTTCAGCGTCAGAAGGGATGCAGGAGCGGCATTGGTCAACAACTGGCATTACCATCCGGAAATAGAACTGTTGCTGATCAGCCAGTCCGGCGGTACCCAGATCATTGGTGATAAAACAGCTACGTTATATACACCACATCATCTTGTATTGATAGGACCTTACCTGCCACATACTTTTATTCATGATGAAAAATACATTACACCGGAAGTAGCACATAAAACCACCGCAACTGTAGCGCATTTTTTTGAAGATTCCTTTGGTAAAGGTTTTATGGAACTACCGGAGATGACTGCTATTAAAGAGCTGTTATCGATCTCTAAATACGGACTGCAGATAGTGGGTAAAACCCTGAAAAAGGTAGTGCCGATGATGCAGAAACTGCCGGAAGCTTCTTTTACAGAGCGCATGCTGCTGCTGATGCAGATCCTCCACCATATTGCGGATGAGCAGGAGTACGAAGTGATTACCAGTAAGGGGTTTGCGGGTACTTATTCTACCAATGATGATGAACGGATTAACAAGATCTATCAATATACGTTCAATAATTTTCACCGGGTTATTAAAATCGAAGAGGTCGCCGCGGAAGCTAACCTGGCGAAGGAGTCATTTTGCCGCTATTTCAAACAAAAAATACGTAAAACATATCTCCAGTTTTTGATGGAAATACGTATAGGGCATGCCTGCCGATTGCTGATCGAAAAAGATTGGAGCGTAGCGGAGATCGCCTATGCCTGCGGCTATAACAACATTTCAAATTTCCATCACCAGTTCAAAAAAATTGCGGGAAAAAGCCCGTTGCTATACCAGGAAGAACACCTGAAGAAGATCAGCCAGCATGCTTCATAA
- a CDS encoding zinc-binding alcohol dehydrogenase family protein: MKILVCKSPGVFEYQEVAKPVLTKGNVIIRIRRIGICGTDLHAFKGIQPYFEYPRVLGHELSGEIVELEKDLPGFNKGDAVTFIPYFSCGKCIACRSGKPNCCVSIQVFGVHIDGGMAEYVSVPADALVKGNGLNYDELAMVEPLSIGAHGVRRAAIQPEEFVLIIGAGPIGIGTMLMAGIAGAQVIAMDINETRLAFCKKQLGIRHLVNPTTSDPETQLSRITNGDMPTVIIDATGNQHAINNAFHYLAHGGRYILIGLQKEDIIFNHPQFHKREATLMSSRNATREDFEYVTTIIRNKQLSAANYITHKVTFDEVKTAFTSWQQPDNGVIKAMVTL, translated from the coding sequence ATGAAAATACTGGTATGTAAATCACCGGGAGTATTTGAATATCAGGAAGTGGCCAAACCTGTACTTACAAAAGGGAATGTAATTATCCGGATCAGGCGGATAGGTATCTGTGGCACTGACTTACATGCCTTCAAAGGAATACAACCCTATTTTGAATACCCACGTGTACTGGGACATGAATTATCCGGAGAGATTGTTGAACTGGAAAAGGATTTACCAGGATTTAATAAAGGAGATGCTGTCACCTTTATTCCCTATTTCAGCTGTGGCAAATGTATTGCCTGCCGTTCTGGGAAACCCAACTGCTGTGTAAGCATTCAGGTATTTGGTGTACATATAGACGGTGGGATGGCAGAGTATGTATCCGTGCCAGCTGATGCGCTTGTAAAAGGTAATGGTTTGAACTACGATGAACTGGCCATGGTAGAACCCCTGTCTATCGGCGCGCATGGTGTGCGCCGCGCAGCCATACAGCCGGAAGAATTTGTACTGATAATCGGTGCAGGCCCTATTGGAATAGGTACCATGCTCATGGCGGGTATTGCAGGCGCGCAGGTGATCGCCATGGATATCAACGAAACAAGGCTGGCTTTTTGCAAAAAACAGCTGGGGATCCGTCACCTGGTAAACCCCACTACCAGCGATCCCGAAACACAATTAAGCAGGATTACCAACGGAGATATGCCTACGGTTATCATTGATGCCACCGGTAATCAGCATGCCATCAACAATGCATTTCATTACCTCGCACATGGGGGGCGGTATATACTGATAGGACTGCAAAAAGAAGACATCATCTTCAATCATCCGCAATTCCATAAACGGGAAGCCACCTTAATGAGCAGCCGTAATGCCACCCGGGAAGATTTTGAATACGTCACTACCATTATCCGGAACAAACAATTATCCGCTGCTAATTATATTACGCACAAGGTTACCTTTGATGAAGTAAAAACAGCATTTACCAGCTGGCAACAACCCGATAATGGTGTTATCAAAGCCATGGTAACGTTATAA
- a CDS encoding aminopeptidase P family protein, with translation MFQEATYQQRRTKLKNDIKKGIILLLGNEESSMNYKDNLYPFRQDSSFLYFTGLNRPGLALLIDPEQGTEILFGDELTVEDIVWMGPQTPLRDEAAQAGLLTVQPSKALDAAIQKIQSGKRALHFLPPYRPETALKISAYLQLPTTAIAAQASVPLIKAIVAQRSVKSAEEVAEITKAVNTTAAMQLAAMQQARAGITEAALAGILQGLAVSAGGNLSFPTILTVNGQYLHNHYSDSILQPGQTVLCDCGAATAMQYAGDMTRTFPVDQQFSTRQKEIYNIVLHSYQQAVAALKPGRLFKDIHLLACAALTEGLQQIGLMKGDIQESVAAGAHTLFFPCGLGHMLGLDTHDMENLGEAYVGYTDNLKQSTEFGLKSLRLGRTLEAGFVVTVEPGLYFTPQLIDAWKQEKKLASFINYDKLEAYRQAGGTRIEEDFLITPDGYQLLGDPLPITAEGIETIRQAI, from the coding sequence ATGTTTCAGGAAGCTACTTATCAACAGCGGAGAACAAAGCTCAAAAACGATATTAAAAAAGGGATCATCCTGCTATTGGGAAATGAAGAAAGCAGTATGAACTATAAAGATAATCTCTATCCCTTCCGGCAGGACAGCTCCTTCCTGTACTTTACCGGGCTAAACCGGCCGGGACTGGCTTTACTGATTGACCCGGAACAAGGTACGGAAATCCTTTTCGGGGATGAGCTGACCGTAGAGGATATTGTATGGATGGGCCCCCAGACTCCACTACGGGATGAAGCGGCCCAGGCAGGACTGCTTACTGTACAACCTTCCAAAGCATTGGATGCTGCCATACAAAAAATACAATCCGGCAAAAGGGCACTGCATTTTCTGCCCCCCTACCGGCCGGAAACAGCCTTGAAGATAAGCGCCTATCTCCAGTTGCCCACTACCGCCATAGCCGCACAGGCATCCGTACCACTTATCAAAGCAATAGTAGCGCAGCGGTCCGTTAAATCTGCCGAAGAGGTCGCAGAGATCACCAAGGCGGTGAATACAACTGCTGCCATGCAGCTCGCTGCTATGCAACAGGCCCGTGCCGGTATAACAGAAGCGGCACTGGCAGGTATCTTACAAGGCCTCGCGGTCAGTGCAGGCGGTAACCTGTCTTTTCCTACCATCCTGACGGTAAACGGCCAATATCTGCATAACCACTACAGTGATAGCATATTACAGCCGGGACAAACCGTTTTATGCGATTGCGGTGCTGCTACGGCCATGCAATATGCCGGTGACATGACCCGCACTTTTCCGGTAGATCAGCAATTTTCTACCCGGCAGAAAGAGATTTACAACATTGTATTACACAGTTATCAACAAGCTGTGGCTGCATTAAAACCCGGTAGGTTATTTAAAGACATCCACTTACTGGCTTGTGCCGCACTTACCGAAGGACTGCAACAGATTGGCCTCATGAAAGGCGATATCCAGGAATCAGTAGCTGCCGGAGCCCATACCCTGTTCTTCCCTTGCGGATTAGGGCATATGCTTGGTCTGGATACGCATGATATGGAGAACCTGGGTGAAGCCTATGTAGGCTATACGGATAACCTTAAACAAAGTACTGAATTTGGCCTTAAATCATTACGCCTGGGCAGAACGCTGGAAGCTGGATTTGTGGTTACCGTAGAGCCCGGATTATACTTTACCCCACAACTAATAGACGCCTGGAAGCAGGAAAAGAAGCTGGCCAGCTTTATCAACTACGACAAACTTGAGGCTTACCGCCAGGCAGGTGGTACCAGGATAGAAGAAGACTTCCTGATCACTCCGGATGGGTATCAGTTGTTGGGCGACCCATTACCTATTACGGCCGAAGGCATTGAAACGATCCGCCAGGCCATTTAA
- a CDS encoding amidohydrolase — MKSLPAITSFCFFVLISCNSSVQKDNKKASAIYFNGDIITMEGDSAVYTEAILVTDGKIAATGTKAAMMQQADDATQQVDLQGKTLLPAFIDAHGHVGGYAALEAAANLMPEPYGKVMSVPMLQQALRDYIKAKNIPAGVPVIGNGYDDAVMTEHRHPTAAELDAVTTEHPVYIMHTSGHMGVANTLFMKKMGVNYTTPDPPGGLMGRDPKTRQLTGKMMENANIRALSLLATLLPPDSTKDKFAGLLSAEKVWLANGQTTICEGRTSPEQIRLIREAAAKGLLKGDIVVLPDYDANKDSLAVWKQYYNKYDGHFKIGGIKMTFDGSPQGKSAWLTQPYLVPPDGEKPGFRGHPIYTHAAAYAGLKAIFEHGMPAHIHCNGDAAIDEALVLIDSLQKQGLQPAGIRCVLVHAQVTRPDHLARFKQLNIIPSWFPTHCYLWGDWHLTSVLGPERANHISPLMDGLKNHIMFTIHHDAPVTPPDLLTAIYAAVNRTTRSGIILGADQRISPYEALKAITINAADQWGEEATKGSLVKGKRADLVILDKNPLKVAPATIKDIKVMETIKDGTPVYTRPH, encoded by the coding sequence ATGAAAAGTTTGCCGGCGATTACCAGCTTTTGCTTTTTTGTATTAATTAGTTGCAACAGTAGCGTTCAGAAAGATAATAAAAAGGCTTCCGCAATATATTTCAATGGTGATATCATTACCATGGAAGGAGATAGTGCCGTATACACGGAGGCAATATTGGTGACTGATGGAAAGATAGCCGCAACAGGTACCAAAGCAGCAATGATGCAGCAGGCAGATGATGCTACGCAGCAGGTAGATCTGCAGGGAAAAACACTTTTGCCCGCATTTATTGATGCGCATGGGCATGTGGGGGGGTATGCTGCACTGGAAGCTGCTGCCAACCTGATGCCGGAGCCCTATGGTAAGGTGATGTCGGTCCCCATGTTGCAACAGGCACTCCGGGATTATATTAAAGCGAAAAACATACCTGCAGGTGTACCTGTTATAGGAAATGGCTATGATGATGCAGTCATGACAGAACACCGGCATCCTACTGCGGCAGAGCTGGATGCAGTGACTACGGAACACCCCGTTTACATTATGCATACCTCCGGGCATATGGGAGTGGCCAATACTTTGTTCATGAAAAAAATGGGGGTGAACTATACCACTCCGGATCCCCCGGGTGGCCTCATGGGACGTGATCCCAAGACCAGGCAGCTCACCGGGAAGATGATGGAGAATGCCAATATCCGGGCGCTTTCATTATTAGCGACACTGCTGCCACCTGATAGTACAAAAGATAAATTTGCCGGCTTACTATCCGCCGAAAAGGTATGGCTGGCCAATGGACAAACCACTATCTGTGAAGGGCGGACCTCTCCGGAGCAGATCCGGCTGATCCGGGAGGCAGCTGCAAAAGGATTGCTGAAAGGAGATATCGTGGTATTGCCTGACTATGATGCCAATAAAGACAGTCTGGCTGTGTGGAAACAATACTATAACAAGTATGACGGACATTTTAAAATAGGAGGCATAAAAATGACCTTTGATGGTTCTCCCCAGGGTAAATCAGCCTGGCTTACCCAGCCTTATCTGGTACCACCGGATGGGGAAAAACCAGGGTTCCGGGGGCATCCTATTTATACGCATGCGGCGGCTTATGCAGGACTAAAAGCTATTTTTGAACATGGGATGCCGGCACATATCCATTGTAATGGAGATGCTGCTATTGATGAAGCCCTTGTGCTGATTGATTCCCTGCAAAAACAAGGGCTGCAGCCGGCAGGTATCCGCTGTGTGCTGGTGCATGCACAGGTAACCAGACCAGATCACCTGGCCAGATTTAAACAACTGAATATCATCCCCAGTTGGTTTCCCACACATTGTTATTTGTGGGGCGACTGGCACCTGACCAGCGTGTTGGGGCCGGAAAGGGCCAATCATATCAGTCCTTTAATGGATGGTTTGAAAAATCATATTATGTTCACGATCCATCATGATGCGCCGGTTACGCCTCCTGATCTGCTCACAGCAATATATGCTGCGGTAAACAGAACCACCCGCAGCGGTATTATCCTGGGAGCTGACCAACGGATAAGTCCCTATGAAGCATTGAAGGCCATTACCATTAATGCGGCTGATCAATGGGGGGAAGAAGCCACAAAGGGAAGTCTGGTAAAGGGAAAACGGGCAGATCTGGTGATACTGGATAAAAATCCTTTAAAGGTAGCCCCTGCCACCATTAAAGATATTAAAGTGATGGAAACAATTAAAGACGGAACACCCGTTTATACAAGACCCCATTAA
- a CDS encoding discoidin domain-containing protein, with the protein MKHKGLLMMLVMVLVGGCKKELLKEKAAADLRLHLDDALMTVIGGSATYDSILWEVDTVKNPHPYHFDQLAGLDRYQGHQYVLGGGGTMWNNSWNGWGIWKGTNVNDAVEQSQPQPATNFPYYRTEGNDWCFYWLMGLWIDPATGKFYSIAYSEYNYLNGWASESKERRMGLATSTDNGQTWTYQGDIITQDKSAPPPSGQQYYGAGDLSLFIPGDGYAYVYYKKGYYSLTTLFRTAQDICVARCLLSDKLAPGQWKKFYNGTWTEPGIGGHETIIIPDVNIANVSYNKFIKKYVCIGNEIFGQTFISFANSMTLQDWSVRDFSFPDITHHYNWQVNVTNNSPHIMGQSFKLYTSGLNTTTSTREGYYYYIMFDMKEYDKGGWEVIDYSSQEPWPSAPFEGGAAYVLDYNPFTFWSTAWVGSEAPFPHHITIDMKSLKSLHGITFKNRKFYDNYSSGQPKNMQVMVSQDNINWQTAATYTNIEIPEGPVEESKTRLSFPGAVNARYLKLVVTAIHGTNSVLYFSEIGAF; encoded by the coding sequence ATGAAACACAAAGGATTACTTATGATGTTGGTGATGGTATTGGTGGGTGGATGTAAAAAAGAATTGTTAAAAGAAAAGGCAGCTGCTGATCTCCGGCTGCATCTGGATGATGCCCTGATGACGGTAATAGGAGGAAGCGCCACTTATGATTCTATTCTATGGGAAGTAGATACCGTGAAAAATCCACATCCCTATCACTTTGACCAGCTGGCTGGCCTTGACAGATACCAGGGACATCAATACGTATTGGGGGGTGGGGGAACCATGTGGAATAACAGCTGGAACGGTTGGGGGATCTGGAAGGGTACAAATGTAAATGATGCTGTAGAGCAATCCCAGCCACAGCCAGCTACCAATTTTCCCTATTATCGTACAGAAGGGAATGACTGGTGTTTCTACTGGCTGATGGGATTATGGATAGATCCGGCAACAGGTAAATTTTATTCGATCGCCTATAGTGAATATAATTATCTCAATGGCTGGGCCAGTGAGTCTAAGGAAAGACGTATGGGCTTAGCCACCTCTACCGATAATGGTCAAACGTGGACTTACCAGGGGGATATTATTACACAGGACAAATCAGCTCCACCACCATCCGGACAGCAATACTACGGGGCAGGTGATCTGAGCCTCTTTATTCCTGGCGATGGTTATGCCTATGTGTATTATAAAAAAGGGTATTATTCCCTGACTACCTTGTTCAGGACAGCCCAGGATATTTGCGTGGCCCGTTGCCTTTTAAGCGACAAGCTGGCACCCGGACAATGGAAGAAATTCTATAACGGCACCTGGACAGAGCCAGGCATTGGTGGACATGAAACGATCATTATCCCGGATGTGAATATTGCAAATGTTAGCTATAACAAGTTTATTAAAAAGTATGTGTGTATCGGAAATGAAATTTTCGGACAAACATTTATCTCATTTGCAAACAGCATGACATTGCAGGATTGGAGTGTCAGGGACTTTTCTTTCCCGGATATTACCCATCATTATAACTGGCAGGTCAATGTTACCAACAACAGCCCGCATATTATGGGGCAATCGTTCAAGCTATATACCAGTGGTCTGAATACTACTACCAGCACCCGGGAAGGATATTATTACTATATCATGTTTGATATGAAAGAATATGATAAAGGGGGATGGGAAGTAATAGATTATTCTTCCCAGGAACCCTGGCCTTCTGCACCGTTTGAAGGAGGAGCTGCTTATGTACTGGATTATAATCCGTTTACTTTCTGGTCTACCGCCTGGGTGGGCAGCGAAGCGCCTTTCCCGCATCACATTACGATTGACATGAAATCACTGAAGTCGCTACATGGGATCACGTTTAAGAACCGTAAGTTCTATGATAACTATTCCAGCGGACAGCCTAAAAACATGCAGGTAATGGTGAGCCAGGATAATATCAACTGGCAAACTGCTGCTACTTATACTAATATAGAAATTCCGGAGGGGCCGGTGGAGGAAAGTAAAACCAGGTTGTCATTTCCCGGTGCTGTAAATGCACGGTACCTGAAACTGGTGGTCACCGCTATTCATGGCACTAACTCCGTATTGTATTTCTCGGAGATAGGAGCATTCTGA
- a CDS encoding discoidin domain-containing protein codes for MKTVSNNPLYKYLGCCFLFIALGCNKEVLIENRDSYKKIYIPQAVKGVASVSFENLEALPDTVSYGAAIGGFDLPAADVPVKFEVLQATVAEYNQINGTSYTLLPEQSYKAELETVIPKGKVNSALASVIISPAALEVEKEYLLPMTLVPANATTVNDKLQTYFIKVQVQPKKIEYVNLDRAGWEVIGFSDEEPEAGYQGAAYVLDNNPYTWWNTKYKTGAVPFPHYITIDMKAPKELYGVYFQNRDFGGWDGYRATSVTIYVSNDNVNWIEQETFTEIPLPEGERLTAQAPLIFSKKVTARYVKFEALSNNGGESIICISEIGGIGIK; via the coding sequence ATGAAAACAGTATCTAACAATCCACTATATAAATACCTTGGTTGCTGCTTCCTGTTCATTGCACTGGGCTGCAATAAGGAAGTACTCATTGAAAACCGGGACAGTTACAAAAAAATATATATCCCTCAGGCTGTGAAAGGAGTCGCCAGCGTAAGTTTTGAAAACCTGGAAGCATTGCCTGATACAGTTAGTTATGGGGCGGCTATAGGCGGCTTCGATTTACCTGCAGCTGATGTGCCGGTGAAATTTGAAGTATTACAAGCAACTGTAGCCGAATACAATCAGATCAATGGTACCAGCTATACGCTGCTGCCGGAGCAGAGTTATAAGGCTGAACTGGAAACGGTGATTCCAAAGGGGAAAGTGAATTCAGCACTTGCCAGTGTTATTATTTCCCCGGCGGCGCTGGAGGTGGAAAAAGAATACTTGCTGCCCATGACATTGGTGCCTGCTAATGCTACCACTGTTAATGATAAGCTGCAAACCTATTTTATCAAAGTACAGGTGCAACCTAAAAAGATAGAATATGTGAACCTGGACAGAGCAGGATGGGAGGTAATAGGGTTTTCGGACGAAGAACCGGAAGCCGGGTACCAGGGGGCTGCTTATGTATTGGATAATAATCCTTATACCTGGTGGAATACAAAGTATAAAACAGGAGCGGTGCCTTTCCCGCATTATATTACCATTGATATGAAAGCTCCCAAAGAACTGTATGGTGTGTATTTTCAGAACCGCGATTTTGGCGGATGGGATGGGTACAGGGCCACCAGCGTTACCATCTATGTAAGTAATGATAATGTTAATTGGATAGAGCAGGAAACATTTACTGAAATTCCATTACCTGAAGGGGAAAGACTGACTGCACAGGCGCCGCTGATCTTCTCCAAAAAAGTGACTGCCAGGTATGTAAAATTTGAAGCCCTCTCCAATAATGGAGGAGAATCTATCATTTGCATTTCTGAAATAGGCGGTATCGGCATTAAATAA